From the genome of Leptotrichia trevisanii DSM 22070:
TAAACAAAATATAGTAGCTACACAAAACATTCATAATTTTTAAGGCTTATTTTAAATAAAATTACTATGAAAATATTTAAATAAATATAATAAAAAAAGAAGTGGAGTGATGCGTTATGATTAAGACAATAAAGTATTCAAAAGATGTTGATTTGGAAAAGGAGCTTGCTAGAAGCCAGTTTTCGTACGATGATGTAAATGAAACTGTGGAAAGTATTTTGAAAGATGTTAAAGCTAGAGGAGATAAGGCTTTGATAGAATATACTGAAAAATTTGATGGTGTAAAACTGGAAAATTTGGAAGTTACACAGGAGGAAATTCAAAAAGCTTTTGACACAATTGACAAGGAATTAATGGAAGTTATTCAATATTCGCACGACAACATCAAGAAATTTCACGAAAAACAAGTTAGGAATGATTTTTTAATAAGACAGGAAAATGGCGTAATTTTGGGACAAGTAGTTAATCCGATTGAAAAAGTTGGGCTTTACGTGCCAGGAGGAACAGCGGCTTATCCTTCGACTGTGCTTATGAATGCAGTTCCAGCTAAAATTGCTGGATGTGATGAAATTATAATGGTAACACCTCCAACTGCAGATGGAACAATTTTATCCTCTATTCTTGTTGCGGCAAAAATTTCTGGAGTTGACAGAATCTTTAAAGTGGGTGGAGCTCAGTCAATAGCTGCCCTTAGTTATGGTACGGAAACTATTCCAAAAGTATATAAAATTGGCGGACCAGGAAATATTTACGTTGCAATGGCTAAAAA
Proteins encoded in this window:
- the hisD gene encoding histidinol dehydrogenase, with product MIKTIKYSKDVDLEKELARSQFSYDDVNETVESILKDVKARGDKALIEYTEKFDGVKLENLEVTQEEIQKAFDTIDKELMEVIQYSHDNIKKFHEKQVRNDFLIRQENGVILGQVVNPIEKVGLYVPGGTAAYPSTVLMNAVPAKIAGCDEIIMVTPPTADGTILSSILVAAKISGVDRIFKVGGAQSIAALSYGTETIPKVYKIGGPGNIYVAMAKKMVYGEVSIDMIAGPSEVLIIADESADPVHTAADLLSQAEHDKLAACILVTTSEKLANEVTKELEKQLKELPREEIARASIETQGRIVIVDNMDDAVFVSNYVAPEHLELAVDNPFELLPRIKNAGSIFMGHNTPEPIGDYLAGPNHTLPTSGTAKFSSPLSVDDFIKKSSFIYYSKQGLEEVKDKVIKFAENEGLTAHARSVSKRFDK